In uncultured Tolumonas sp., the following are encoded in one genomic region:
- a CDS encoding sodium-dependent transporter codes for IFPAVFTFGFQPEAGPPLVFITIPAVFAQMPFGHLLMVLFFILTSVAAIGAMLSLLEVPVAVINERFGVSRKTATLLTLLLVALLGSTCALTNSTMAAFKLFGMNMFDLFDYLSSNILLPLGGIAIALFVGWVWGYPALQRAISNQQQLQNQKLNQLLFLILRFVTPLLILAVMLHALNIL; via the coding sequence CCATCTTCCCTGCTGTATTTACCTTTGGTTTTCAGCCGGAAGCGGGCCCGCCGTTGGTTTTCATCACTATTCCAGCCGTATTTGCCCAAATGCCGTTTGGCCATCTGTTGATGGTGCTGTTTTTCATCCTGACCTCTGTGGCGGCTATCGGGGCCATGCTGTCGCTGTTGGAAGTGCCGGTAGCAGTGATCAATGAACGTTTTGGAGTGAGTCGTAAAACAGCCACGCTGCTCACCTTATTGCTGGTGGCCTTGTTAGGTTCTACTTGTGCCTTAACGAATAGCACCATGGCCGCGTTCAAACTGTTCGGCATGAATATGTTTGATCTGTTCGATTACTTAAGCTCAAACATTCTGCTACCGCTGGGAGGGATCGCGATTGCCCTGTTTGTCGGTTGGGTGTGGGGTTATCCGGCATTACAACGCGCCATTAGTAACCAGCAACAGTTACAAAATCAGAAATTAAATCAGTTATTGTTCCTGATTTTGCGCTTTGTCACACCGTTATTGATCCTGGCGGTAATGCTGCATGCACTGAACATTTTATAA